Part of the Cytophagia bacterium CHB2 genome, AACACCTTCATCCCCGGCCTCAAGATCAAATCGTCCGGGAAAGCATAGCGCCGGTTGCCGCGCTCGGCGATCAGGCTCCAACCGACCAGCGGCTGCGCCACGGTGCCCTGGTTGACGATTGCGATGTGTTCTTGCAGACCTTGATTATAAACACCAACAATCTTGATTTTTGCGCCGGCCAACTGGCCGGTGCGGGTTGGTTGAGGGGCTCGCTTTGACATATAAATCTCTCCTGCACTGGTTTGATCAATCAACACGGATGTCTGCTGGTTATCCTTTGAAGCGGGCAAATCCAACAATCACGTTGTCCGCGTATCCCATTCAAACAGAACTTTCCGCTGCCCCAACATGACCCCCTCTTTCTTCACAGAATATCACAACATTTCCGCCATTCGAATCGTGCGCGCGCTCCCGGTGCGGTTCTGCGTTGCGTGAAGGCGGAGAGAACAATCCGGGCAACCAGGTAAACCGCAGCCAAAATGCCAGCGCCATGGCGGCCAACATGAAGCCAAGCAAAAGATAAGCGGCAAAATCCGGAGGGATGTTCATCATGATATTCTCCTCCAATTCCTGGTTCACAGAATAACACGTTATTTGAACGTCGAATCATCTACGCTTCCAAAAGACGGCCAACCGCGCCTTTCAGGCTGGCGGCATCGGATGATTTCATCAAAAACGCATCCGCCGCCCAGGTGCGGAAATCCATGCAAAACGCCGGATTGGCAGCATGAATCATGACTTTGGCCTCGCGATTGTCATTCACCAAATTTTGCAGGCATTCCAATTCCGCTTCATCCGAAAAAGCCAGATCGAAAATCACAACATGCACCGGCGCTTCCCGCAATTTTACCAAAGCATCATTGCCGTTCGCGGCTGTCCTCACCTCGTATCCTTCTGCTTCCAGCTCCACTTTGTAGAATTGGCGCAGGCGGCGTTCATTTTCTACAATTAAAATTTTGGGAGACATGCTTACCCTTATCGGCTTGAACTGGATTATCCTGCGTGGCTGGCCAGCGCCGGCATGACAGTCACGCTTTTCCGGCTTGCGCGCTTCTTCATTTCTTCGAGAGCATTTTGGTACTCGCGCCGGCAAACGGCGCAAATATAACTGTCATCCTCCGGAAAGAATTGTCCCGGGTTGTTCGCTGTGATTAATTCATCGCAAAGGCTGCATCGTGCCGCCATGATTCGTCTTCCTTGTTTGTCGCTAAAGGTTCTGTGTGATTTGTTTCTGCCATGGTCATTCGGGGAGTTGCGCCCTCGGGCCAAACCGTTGCGCCCTGGTACTCCGCATTCAACGCCAGCCAAAGGCCTTCATCATGCAGGGCATCTGCACATAACTCACAAAAGGAGATTCTGGCACTCTCACCACTCTTTGCGTCGCGGGGTTGCGCCGCAGCGCCCTCGGCAATTTGGCGAGGCAAATCTCTGCTCAATGACGCAATCAGCAACTGCCGGCCTTCCTGCTCGGCAATCCAAAAAAGGTTTACTACTTTGTTTCCGGTAGTTTCTTCGCAAATGTTCCTGATCATCTGCAAATCGATCCGGCTGAGCACGCCAAGAGTCATGCGCGAAAGCTGCCTTTTCTTCGCCTCATCCGGCAAAGCATAAGGTATGACAAATATCGCCAACAGATTGCCGTACGAAAAAGTTTTGACGGTTGCGGTTTCCGCCCCGGCTTGTTCGTGCAAAAAATCAGCAATGTGACGGCTGATCTCTTTCGGCTTGTCGATTTCTACTTTCCAGTTCATCTGTCATACTCCTTTCGCGAGTAAGAGGGCCGCCTGCCGGTCAAGCCAGACGGCCCTTATATGAATCGCGAGGGCGCCATCCACAGCAACACCACAGGCAGCCTCACGGGAAGATGCCGCGCTCTTTGTACACAGTTTCCAGGCGCGAGAGCGCAGCGATATAAGCCGCGGTGCGCCAATCCGTTTGATATTTCTTCGCCGTTTCGCGCACGCGTTTGTAAGCATTGACGATTTTTTTGTGCAGTTTGCGATCGACTTCTTCAATATCCCAGAATTCACTGCGCTTGTTCTGCAGCCACTCAAAGTAGCTCACGATAACGCCGCCGGAATTGCAGAGGATGTCGGGCAGCAGTTCGATTCCGCGCTTTTGCAAGATCAGGTCGCCGTCGGGATTGGTTGGGCCGTTGGCACCTTCGGCGACGAGCCGGACGTTCAACCATTGCGCGGTTGTTTCGGTAATCTGATTCTCCATGGCGGCTGGAATGAAAATATCGGCCTGGGTGCGCATGAAGGTTTCGTGATCAATCGCTTTTGCCATACCGTAACCGAAAACGCCGCCGTGCTCTTTGACATAAGCCGCCAGCGCTTCGGCGTCAATGCCGTCCGGATTGGAGATGGCGCCGGTGATGTCTTCCACCGCAATGAGCCGGGCGCCATGCGGTTGCATCAGTCGCGCTGACCACGAACCCACGTTACCGAATCCCTGCACGATATACCTCGAGCCTTTTAAATCGAAGCCGCGATCCTTTGCCCATTCTTCAATCATAAAGACCACGCCTTGCCCGGTAGCTTTATCGCGCCCGATACTGCCGCCGGATTCGACCGGCTTGCCGGTCACGACGTGCGTGTAGCTCTGCCGTTCGTGCGGCGGCATGGTTTGCAAATACGTGTCCAAGAACCACGCCATGATTTGCGCGTTGGTGTTCACATCCGGCGCGGGAATGTCGTATTCCGGCCCGATGTTGTTGCCCAAGGCAAACGTAAAACGCCGCGTGATGCGCTCCAACTCCGCCTTGCTATATTCGGCAGGATCGATTTGTATGCCGCCTTTTGCGCCGCCAAACGGAATGTCCGTTAACGCCGTTTTCCACGTCATCCAGGCGGCCAGCGCCCGCACTTCGTCGATTTCGACGGAGGGATGATACCGCAAACCGCCTTTGAAAGGGCCGAGCACATTGTTGTGCTGCACGCGGTAGCCGGTAAAAATTTTGACTCGCCCGTCATCCATTTTTACCGGAAAGTTGATGGTGATCTCGTTCGCGGTATTCGCCAGAATGATGCGAATGTTTGGATCCAAATTCATCAGGTCGGCGGCTTTTTGAAATTGCCGCGCCACATCCGCATAAAGATTCCTTTTCTGCCCTTCATACGTTTCTTCACCACGATTTCTCCCGCGCTCGGCCGGCGCGCCATTTCGCCGGTCGCGAGATTTTGCTGTGAACGTTTCCTCGGGTGAACTCATCTCTCGCTTCATAAAAAACCTCGCCTTTTAAATTTCGCAAACCATGCAACTCGCGTTGACGGTTTTGCTCTTGACATCGAAAAATTCATCAACTTCCCACGCAGCACACTCGATTACGCACGCGGGGATCGTTTCTGGCGTCTTTGGTCTTGCAACGTCTTGTGTGTCTTATTGGGGACAGAAGGAGAAAATCAAACAAATGAGAAAATAAAATGATTTCAGATACGGTGAATGTTGATACGATGACTCGCGTCGTTTCTCTTGCATGAAACAGATTTCTACTCTGCACTTTGGCAAAAGTCATTCCATGCACCAGGAGCGAAATCTATCTATCAGAATGACTGGGGCGGGCGGGGCAAAAAGCCCAATTCCTCAAGAAAACCAATAGAAAAAGCCCCAAAATGTCCTTAATAAATTACGTTAGTCGATAAAATCTACTTGGTGAACATTTACTCTCGCCGGGGAAATCTGAACCAGCGGAGAAAAATGTCTCACAAAATTTTATTGACTTGCGCGCGTTTTTCCGGAGAATTCGAACACTTGTTGTCACAGCCTAGCTAAGTCCTGTGATTACGAACCGTCGGAACCAAGCCAATCGAAAGTCGAAAAAAATTGGTACGGTTTTAGTAACAGCGTAGATTAAGCGCCGGCAAAGTTGTGGCGATTTTGGATTGATGATGGCGGTGTGCGAAAGTTACGATGCAAGAACAAGCGATTAGTTTTTCAAACTCGAATAAAGTTCTGAAAATTTGTGGCAGAGGATTATAAATAATTCTGTCGATAAATCATCTTGCCAAAGTTTTTCGCAGAAGCTTTGATTTACAGCTTGACTGCAAGTTGAGGTAGCCACTAATCTAAACAAAGTGAGCGGGATCATGCCAAAGATCAGTATTGTTGGAAACCTGATGATCATGCTGGGATTCCTGATAACAGCGGCGGCAATGTTCGTTTTCGTTTGGCCGTTGGGCGCCGGACTGGCGGCTTTGTTGTTGGCTTCCGGCCTTTTCAGATTTTTTAACAATGCGCGAGAAGCATTGACAAAGCCAAGGACGCCTGCGCGCGCCAGCATTCTTGGGCAACCGCAGTTCGCAAGCGGCAAACTGGCCGGCGCGTCCGAATCCACTACGGCGGGATAACATCATGACTCATTTCATTCATCGGGCTTCTGCGGTGGAAGCGAGAAGCTCATCGACAGCATTTTTGTTGAATATGCCCAGACGTCGCGCCCACACAAAAAAGCTTCTTCCCGAAGCGGCAGAAGTTTACGAGTTGACCACACCGAGCCATACGGAAAATCTGGAGGTGATTCGGAATTTTACTTTTCACCTCGGCCGCAAAGCGGGTTTGGACGAAATGGCGTTGATGGACCTCGCCGTGGCAGTCGAGGCGGCCTGTGTCAATGCCATTAAACACGGCCATCACAATGACGAAAGCAAGCCGCTTCGCCTTCAGATAAAAATCGATAAGCAAAAACTGACAGTGCTGGTGAAAGATCGAGGCCTCGGCTTTGATCCCGAACAACGCGACGGGCAAAAAGCTCAAGACCTTCTCATCACGCCGCGAAGCAATGGTCGCGGCATTCTCATGATGAAAATGCTCATGGACGAAGTCCATTTTGAAACCGGAAACGGCAAGGGAACGCGTGTCCGGCTGGTTAAATACGTCACACCGCCGCAACAAAAAAATTTTCATTAAACCGCCGCTCTCCCCGCGCCGATAAGAATCATTCTCTTCGCAAACAACCTCCCCGATTTGCCCTCACCTCCCGCAGCCATCGCGGCAACATGCACACGCGATGAAATTCGCCTGCAATTATTCGCGCCAAGTTACCCGGATTTCAACTACAATTGAAGCGTGTGAGTTCTTAATTCGAACGGTGTGAAAAATTCAGGCAAGCATGACAGCGAGGGCGTGCTGGCAGCCAGTGGGATTGCGGCAGCATCACGCCTGTTGGGCATGCTGACGCAGCGCCTGCAACAACGCTTGCATATCAGCGGGCAATTCACTCTGTAAAAAAAGCGACTCACCGGTTACGGGATGAATAAAACCGAGGGTGTGTGCGTGCAAAGCCTGACGGTGAAACTGCGCCAGCAAACCGGCGGCAAAGCGCATATCCGCTTGATTCAAGCCGCTGAGCCGGCTGTTGCGTCCGTGGTAGGTGGGATCGCCAAACACGGGATGGCCGAGATGGCTAAGATGGACGCGAATTTGATGCGTGCGCCCGGTTTCAAGGCGCAACCGCAGCAAGCTGTGCAGAGGAAAGCGTTCGCTCACGTCATAATGCGTGACCGCCCATTTGCCTTTATCCGAACTCACCGCGACCTTGCGCCGGTCTTTGCTGCTGCGCGCCAAAAAGCTTTCGATTTTGCCGCGGGCGGGCTTGGGCGCGCCCCACACCACGGCGAGATATTCGCGCTGCGTTGATTTTGCTTTAAATTGCGCGGCCAGCGCTGCATGCGTGCGCTCATCGCGCGCCACCACAAGCAAGCCGGAGGTATCTTTATCCAACCGATGCACGATTCCGGGCCGTTCACTTCCGCCAATTTTGGAAACCTCTTTAAAGTGAAATAACACGGCATTGGCCAACGTGCCCTCGGCATGGCCATAAGCGGGATGCACCACCAGGCCTGCGGGCTTATCAACAACGATGAGATAAGCGTCTTCATAAACCACGCGCAATGGAATATCTTGCGGAATCAATTCGCTCGGCAGCTTGGGCGGAATGTTGATTTGAATCACTTCGCCCGGGGAAACGAGATGGCTGGCCTTACTGGATTGGCCATTGACCGTAATCTCTCCCGCGGCGATGAGTTGCTGCAATTGCGAACGTGTGATCACGGCGAGATGGTTGGCGAGATACTTGTCTAAACGAACGCGGCTTTGGCCGGGATCGACCGTGATGGTTTGAAATTCCGAAGATGGCAACTTGGGTAACGATGATAGTCGATTAGTTGTCCAAACTTAAAACGAAATTCTGAAAGATTTTTGCCCACAAAATCGAAATCCCACAGAAAAAGCTTTTTAAAACTTTTGCGGGCGAGGTTATCATGACGATGCTAAGTTCGAGATGTCCTCCTACTCTTGTCAATGTCATTAAGCAGGAATATTTTGAGATCCTGGGTTTGCTACCGGTTCGAGTCGCTTTCTTGTTACTTCACAGGATTCTTGCAGAATGACACAACTCGGTGTTTGCATCAACTTAACGTTGTCGTATTATTCAACCTGCTCGAAGGGCTTCGGATTACAGCCGGATGGAGATTTCGCGCCTACAGTTTTTTCAATAATGTTTTCCAACGTTCCCACGCTTCGGTGCGGGCTTTACGATTGGCTTCCGTTCCTTGCGGATCTTCGCCGCTGCGCATGAAACCATGCCCGGCGCCTTCATAGGTTACCGGTTCGAAGGCCTTGCCCGCTTCCTGCATCGCCGCTGCGGAATTCGGAATGGTGGCGTTGACGCGCGCATCATTGCCGCCATAAAAGCCATAAACCGGGCACGCAATGCCGGCGACGTTCTCTTTGCCTTCCGGCCCTCTGCCATAGAACACAAAAGCAGCTTTCAAATCCGCGCGCTGCGCCGCGAAATTAAAACTCTGGCTTCCGCCCCAACAAAAACCCGCCACCGCTAATTTGCCATTGCACGCCGGCAACTTGATAACATAATCTGCCACCGCGTTCAAGTCTGACGTTACTTGTTCGGGTTTGAGTGCGTACAACGCTTGCGTCGCGCTATCCGCGCTGGCAAAATCGCTGGTCTTGCCGCCTCTCGGCCCCGCGCCTGACAGCAAGTCCGGGGCAATGGCGATGTAGCCAGCTTCCGCCAATTGATCGGCAACGCCGCGCACCCAATCCGTCAAGCCTTTATTCTCGTGAATCACCAGCACGGCGGAGACTTTATCCTTTGCTTCAGGATAGACCACGAAACAATGCACGCTGCGCTCACCGTTCTTGACCGCCACCCATTCGTGATGCCGCGAGGAGGCTTGCAGGCGTTGCTTGACATAATCCTGCGCAAACGCAGAAACTGCCAGGCCCAAACATAACACCGGCGCAAATATTCTTTTCATTGCGATCCTCCTTTTCCTGTTGAGAATGTTCGTGCAGGTTCGGCTTTAGCGATGGGGACGGAGCACGGCATGCAAAATCTCATGCGGCAAACTGCGCACAATCACAATCCGGCTTCACGACGACGGCGTGCGTGAACGCGTGCCCAGCCAATTGTCATGCTCATCGCTGGGGGAAGCTTTGGTTGAGGGCAAGGCGGGCGACTCCGGCTCGGCTGCGGTTTTGTCTTTTTCGAAAAGAACCAAGGCCATTAAAATCACCATGCCGATCGAAACGGCGCTATCGGCAATATTGAACACGGGCCAGCGCGTGTTGTTAATGCCAACATCGATGAAATCGATCACGCTGCCATAAGCAAAGCGATCGATGAGATTTCCGATCGCGCCGCCGAGAATGAGCGCCAGCGAGAGCCGCGCCGGCAGTTTCTCCCGGCGAATGCGATACAGATAAATCATGATGACGATCGTGGCGAGGGCGGCAAAAACCGTGAAGAAATATTTGCCGCCAATGCGAATGCCAAACGCCATGCCGGGATTTTCGATGTAGGTGAAGCGCAGGACATCGCCCAGCACTTCAATCGATTCGCCCAGAAAGAACCGCGCTTTGACCAGCAGCTTGGTCGCTTGATCGAGCACGACGATGATCGCCGTGATCACCAACACACCCATGCCCTGCAGAATAGTCATATCGAAATTTGAAATGAAAAAGCAGACTCGACCACAGGCGAGCGTTCGACCGAACTCTCGCCGACGTCAAGCCTGCCGTGATGAAAATGATATTGGATGCACCGTGGGATTTACTGATCCAGCGAAACGCCGCTTTCCTCTTTCATTTTGCAGTTGATGCACAAGCGCGCATGCGGCACGGCTTCCAACCGTTCCCATGCAATCAGTTGATTGCAATTATGGCAATGGCCGTAAGAGCCGTCCTCGACACGCTCCAGCGCTTGATCGATATGATAGAGCAAGCGGCCTTCGCGCGTGGCGAAATAATATGCCTTTTCACGCTCCATGTTGTCCGTGCCTTGATCCGCCATGTGATGGGCATATGAAGTGTTTTCGCCCGAGGCGTCCTTTACCGTCGTAGCGCCCTGGCCATTTTTGAAGTGGTCCAGTTCCTTCAACAGCTCGGTGCGCCGCTCCAACAACAGACGCTTGAAATACTGCAAATCTTGAGATTTCATGAACGCCCTCCTGTGGTTTTGACCTTCCAGGCCAACGAGAGGTGAGTCCGTCGCCGGTCACAGGGTTTAATCATTGATGAATTCAATGAACGAGGTGAAATTTTTTCTAAATTTACCGCACAAATCTCTTCCCGCCGCCGCTTTCCGGGAATTTGCCACAAGCGATTGTGTTGGGCAACTGTTACGGAGAAGCGCCTAGACGAGAAACAAACATTGTGCAGCTCAAACCCGGGCAACGCTAATAACGATTTCTTCGTCGCCCACGTTCCACGATTCGACGTGAGTCAGATGTTCGCCGGCTTGCGCCGGGCCTAGTCGATCGGCCAGGGTTTCTTGCTGGATGTAATGCGCCAATTTTTGAATGGCATCGTGGACGCGGCTCGAGCCTTCATATCGGACGGCAATGCGATCCGTGACTTCGAAGCCCGCGTCTTTTCGCATGTTTTGTACGCGATTGACGAAATCCCTTGCCAAGCCTTCCGCAAGCAAGTCGTCATTCAATTTGGTGTCAAGCGCAATCGTCCAGCCTGCCTCCGTGCTTACTGCCAAGCCTTCGGCTTGATGGCGCACGAGGTTGACCTCGTCCGTGGTGAGTTTGACTTTTCCGTTTTCAAAATCTATTTCCAGAACGCCGTGCTGCTCCAATTCGTGCGTCTGTTGCGCACGCAAAGCGCGAATAACGCCCGCCACAGCGTTGGCTTGTTTGCCGAATTTCGGGCCAAGCGCTTTGAAGTTCGGCTCCGCTTTGAGCGAGGTCAACTCCGCCGCCGAGGCGACGAACTCAATCGCTTTGACATTCAATTCATCTTGAATAAGCTGGCTGCCGGTGTTGATGGCCGCCCGCTGCTTTTCATCGTTGGAGACGATAATGAGGCGGCTAAGCGGCTGCCGAATTTTAAGATTGCGCTCGGCGCGCAGCGCGCGGCCCGCATTCACCACGGCGCGCACCGCCTCCATCTGCGTTTCCAGATCTTCCTGCCGGAACTGATAGGCTTTGTGCGCGGCGGAGGGAAATTCGCTGAGATGCACGCTGGCGCCCGGCTGCGCCGCGGTCAAACGCAAATAAATCGCCTCCGGAATAAAAGGCGCAAGCGGCGCGGCGGCTTTGCAAACGGTCAGCAACGCTTCATAAAGCGTTTCAAAGGCCGCCTGCTTGTCAGGCCCCATATCGGATTTCCAGAAGCGCCGGCGGCAACGCCGCACGTACCAGTTCGACAGATCATCGACGACAAACTCGGCCAGCGCGCGCGCGCCGCGCGTGATGTCATACACATTGTAATTCTCTTCGACGCGCGCCACCAGGCGATTGAGCGTTGAAATAAGCCAGCGATCGATCTCCGGCCGTTGCGCCAGGGGAATC contains:
- a CDS encoding dienelactone hydrolase family protein, producing the protein MKRIFAPVLCLGLAVSAFAQDYVKQRLQASSRHHEWVAVKNGERSVHCFVVYPEAKDKVSAVLVIHENKGLTDWVRGVADQLAEAGYIAIAPDLLSGAGPRGGKTSDFASADSATQALYALKPEQVTSDLNAVADYVIKLPACNGKLAVAGFCWGGSQSFNFAAQRADLKAAFVFYGRGPEGKENVAGIACPVYGFYGGNDARVNATIPNSAAAMQEAGKAFEPVTYEGAGHGFMRSGEDPQGTEANRKARTEAWERWKTLLKKL
- the lspA gene encoding signal peptidase II, whose amino-acid sequence is MTILQGMGVLVITAIIVVLDQATKLLVKARFFLGESIEVLGDVLRFTYIENPGMAFGIRIGGKYFFTVFAALATIVIMIYLYRIRREKLPARLSLALILGGAIGNLIDRFAYGSVIDFIDVGINNTRWPVFNIADSAVSIGMVILMALVLFEKDKTAAEPESPALPSTKASPSDEHDNWLGTRSRTPSS
- a CDS encoding ATP-binding protein, translated to MTHFIHRASAVEARSSSTAFLLNMPRRRAHTKKLLPEAAEVYELTTPSHTENLEVIRNFTFHLGRKAGLDEMALMDLAVAVEAACVNAIKHGHHNDESKPLRLQIKIDKQKLTVLVKDRGLGFDPEQRDGQKAQDLLITPRSNGRGILMMKMLMDEVHFETGNGKGTRVRLVKYVTPPQQKNFH
- a CDS encoding TraR/DksA family transcriptional regulator; this translates as MKSQDLQYFKRLLLERRTELLKELDHFKNGQGATTVKDASGENTSYAHHMADQGTDNMEREKAYYFATREGRLLYHIDQALERVEDGSYGHCHNCNQLIAWERLEAVPHARLCINCKMKEESGVSLDQ
- a CDS encoding Glu/Leu/Phe/Val dehydrogenase, whose protein sequence is MSSPEETFTAKSRDRRNGAPAERGRNRGEETYEGQKRNLYADVARQFQKAADLMNLDPNIRIILANTANEITINFPVKMDDGRVKIFTGYRVQHNNVLGPFKGGLRYHPSVEIDEVRALAAWMTWKTALTDIPFGGAKGGIQIDPAEYSKAELERITRRFTFALGNNIGPEYDIPAPDVNTNAQIMAWFLDTYLQTMPPHERQSYTHVVTGKPVESGGSIGRDKATGQGVVFMIEEWAKDRGFDLKGSRYIVQGFGNVGSWSARLMQPHGARLIAVEDITGAISNPDGIDAEALAAYVKEHGGVFGYGMAKAIDHETFMRTQADIFIPAAMENQITETTAQWLNVRLVAEGANGPTNPDGDLILQKRGIELLPDILCNSGGVIVSYFEWLQNKRSEFWDIEEVDRKLHKKIVNAYKRVRETAKKYQTDWRTAAYIAALSRLETVYKERGIFP
- a CDS encoding response regulator; this encodes MSPKILIVENERRLRQFYKVELEAEGYEVRTAANGNDALVKLREAPVHVVIFDLAFSDEAELECLQNLVNDNREAKVMIHAANPAFCMDFRTWAADAFLMKSSDAASLKGAVGRLLEA
- a CDS encoding RluA family pseudouridine synthase, which codes for MPSSEFQTITVDPGQSRVRLDKYLANHLAVITRSQLQQLIAAGEITVNGQSSKASHLVSPGEVIQINIPPKLPSELIPQDIPLRVVYEDAYLIVVDKPAGLVVHPAYGHAEGTLANAVLFHFKEVSKIGGSERPGIVHRLDKDTSGLLVVARDERTHAALAAQFKAKSTQREYLAVVWGAPKPARGKIESFLARSSKDRRKVAVSSDKGKWAVTHYDVSERFPLHSLLRLRLETGRTHQIRVHLSHLGHPVFGDPTYHGRNSRLSGLNQADMRFAAGLLAQFHRQALHAHTLGFIHPVTGESLFLQSELPADMQALLQALRQHAQQA